The Amycolatopsis viridis genome window below encodes:
- a CDS encoding alpha/beta fold hydrolase produces the protein MTRVSVVDFGGDGRPIVVMHGLMGRARTWWRVAQWLRRYGHVVGFDARGHGRGPRGGPWTTEQFVADAAALVRSLGEPAVLIGHSMGGLHAWSLAATHPELVHAVVVEDMAPDHRGRTVDTWRGYFESWPVPFQSLAHVRDFFGDAGEYFTECVEERSDGYHLIAALDDLYEIASEWGRRDYWPLVESVRCPMLVIEAEHTFMPAGQQAEMARRAPEGRHVVAPGAGHVVHDSAPEFYRGAVEAFLSELLGR, from the coding sequence ATGACGCGCGTGAGCGTGGTCGACTTCGGTGGCGACGGCCGCCCGATCGTGGTGATGCACGGGCTGATGGGCCGGGCGCGCACGTGGTGGCGGGTGGCGCAGTGGCTGCGCCGGTACGGGCACGTGGTCGGCTTCGACGCACGCGGGCACGGGCGCGGGCCGCGTGGCGGGCCGTGGACGACGGAACAGTTCGTCGCCGACGCCGCCGCACTCGTGCGCTCGCTGGGGGAGCCGGCGGTGCTGATCGGCCATTCGATGGGCGGCCTGCACGCGTGGTCCCTGGCGGCGACGCACCCCGAGCTGGTGCACGCGGTCGTGGTGGAGGACATGGCGCCGGACCACCGCGGCCGGACGGTCGACACGTGGCGCGGGTACTTCGAGTCGTGGCCGGTGCCGTTCCAGTCGCTGGCGCACGTGCGTGACTTCTTCGGCGACGCGGGCGAGTACTTCACCGAGTGCGTGGAGGAACGCTCCGACGGCTACCACCTGATCGCCGCCCTGGACGACCTGTACGAGATCGCGTCGGAGTGGGGGCGGCGGGACTACTGGCCGCTGGTGGAATCCGTGCGGTGCCCGATGCTCGTCATCGAGGCCGAACACACCTTCATGCCCGCCGGGCAGCAGGCGGAGATGGCCCGGCGGGCACCCGAAGGCCGGCACGTCGTGGCGCCGGGCGCGGGCCACGTCGTGCACGACTCGGCGCCGGAGTTCTACCGGGGCGCGGTCGAGGCGTTCCTGTCGGAACTGCTGGGCCGGTAA
- a CDS encoding A/G-specific adenine glycosylase, producing the protein MPIDPELLIDWFDSCARDLPWRRPECTAWGVLVSEIMLQQTPVARVEPIWHEWMARWPVPSALAAASQGEVLRAWGKLGYPRRALRLHAAATAIAAEHGDVVPSDVDTLLALPGIGAYTARAVAAFAYGKRAPVVDTNVRRVVARAVHGAGDAGPPSTSRDMADVEVLLPRAEDRAARFSAALMELGAVVCTARSPRCADCPVYADCAWQKAGRPAYSGPPKATQKYAGTDRHVRGLLLDVLRGTPGPVVKSSLDVVWSDNGQRDRCLDSLLVDGLVEQTTDGRFALPGEHT; encoded by the coding sequence GTGCCCATCGACCCCGAGCTGCTGATCGACTGGTTCGACTCGTGCGCCCGCGACCTCCCGTGGCGGCGTCCGGAGTGCACCGCGTGGGGTGTGCTGGTCAGCGAGATCATGCTGCAGCAGACGCCGGTCGCGCGAGTCGAACCGATCTGGCACGAGTGGATGGCGCGGTGGCCGGTGCCGTCCGCGCTGGCGGCGGCGAGCCAGGGCGAGGTGCTGCGGGCGTGGGGCAAGCTCGGCTACCCGCGCCGCGCCTTGCGGCTGCACGCGGCGGCGACGGCCATCGCCGCGGAACACGGCGACGTGGTGCCGTCCGATGTGGACACCCTGCTGGCCTTGCCCGGGATCGGCGCGTACACGGCGCGCGCCGTGGCGGCGTTCGCGTACGGCAAGCGGGCACCGGTGGTGGACACGAACGTGCGGCGCGTGGTGGCACGCGCGGTCCACGGCGCGGGCGACGCGGGCCCACCGTCCACGTCGAGGGACATGGCCGACGTCGAGGTGCTGCTCCCGCGCGCGGAGGACCGGGCGGCGCGGTTCTCGGCGGCGCTGATGGAACTGGGCGCCGTGGTGTGCACGGCCCGGTCGCCGAGGTGCGCGGACTGCCCGGTGTACGCCGATTGCGCCTGGCAGAAGGCCGGCCGCCCGGCCTACAGCGGACCGCCGAAGGCGACGCAGAAGTACGCCGGAACGGACCGGCACGTGCGCGGCCTGCTGCTCGACGTGCTGCGGGGCACGCCCGGCCCGGTGGTCAAGTCCAGCCTGGACGTGGTCTGGTCGGACAACGGCCAGCGGGACCGCTGCCTGGACTCCCTCCTGGTCGACGGCCTCGTGGAACAAACCACCGACGGCCGCTTCGCCCTGCCCGGCGAACACACGTAG
- a CDS encoding beta-class carbonic anhydrase, with protein sequence MTAIDTLLQRNQEHPETVGDRSDARPALKVAILTCMDARIRVPEVFGLAEGEAHVLRNGGGVVTDDVIRSLALSQRKLGTEEVLIMQHTACGVSTVTEDGFKDELESECGVRPTWSVEAFGDVEDSVRRQVRRVQRSPYLPHTDKVRGFVYDVHTGKVTEVTGN encoded by the coding sequence GTGACCGCAATCGACACCCTGCTCCAGCGCAACCAGGAGCACCCCGAGACCGTCGGCGACCGGTCGGACGCGCGGCCCGCGCTGAAGGTCGCGATCCTCACCTGCATGGACGCCCGCATCCGCGTGCCGGAGGTGTTCGGGCTCGCCGAGGGCGAGGCGCACGTCCTGCGCAACGGTGGCGGCGTGGTGACCGACGACGTGATCCGCTCGCTCGCGCTGTCCCAGCGCAAGCTGGGCACCGAAGAGGTGCTGATCATGCAGCACACCGCGTGCGGCGTCTCGACGGTCACCGAGGACGGCTTCAAGGACGAGCTCGAGTCGGAGTGCGGCGTCCGGCCGACCTGGTCCGTCGAGGCGTTCGGCGATGTCGAGGACAGCGTGCGCCGGCAGGTGCGGCGCGTGCAGCGGAGCCCGTACCTCCCGCACACGGACAAGGTGCGCGGGTTCGTGTACGACGTGCACACCGGCAAGGTCACCGAGGTGACCGGCAACTAA
- a CDS encoding LacI family DNA-binding transcriptional regulator, protein MGRPMRMRRQATLASLAAELGVSRTTVSNAYNRPDQLSPELRKRVLETARRLGYPGPDPVARSLRTRKAGAVGLLLTENLSYAFRDPAAIGVLEGLALACEDAGVGLHLVPASPGRDDVVAVHRAGVDGFVVYSVPDDDPHLGAVLARPVPTVIIDQPRIEGVDRVGPDDTTAVTELAEHIIGLGHRQIGVLCMRLARDRNDGFAYLDRQRSAHFHVQRARLEALAKAFGKVGVDWSTVPVMERFEHNVDDGAAAARQLLDTHPQVTALICTSDILALGALAEAHRRGLRVPADLTVTGFDGIAEAERAGLTTVHQPVLEKGRAAGKLLLSSGDHVKPRIITLTTQLRIGTTSAPPRTMEQHWFGP, encoded by the coding sequence ATGGGGCGTCCTATGCGCATGAGGCGACAGGCGACGTTGGCGTCGCTCGCCGCGGAGCTCGGCGTGTCGCGGACCACCGTGTCCAACGCCTACAACCGCCCGGACCAGCTGTCCCCCGAGCTGCGCAAGCGGGTGCTGGAAACCGCCCGCCGCCTGGGGTACCCCGGCCCGGACCCGGTGGCGCGGTCGCTGCGCACCCGCAAGGCCGGCGCCGTCGGCCTGCTGCTCACCGAGAACCTGTCGTACGCCTTCCGCGACCCGGCCGCGATCGGCGTGCTCGAAGGTCTCGCGCTGGCGTGCGAGGACGCCGGGGTCGGGCTGCACCTGGTACCGGCCAGCCCCGGCCGCGACGACGTGGTGGCCGTGCACCGGGCGGGCGTCGACGGGTTCGTCGTCTACTCGGTGCCGGACGACGACCCGCACCTGGGCGCCGTCCTCGCGCGCCCGGTGCCGACCGTGATCATCGACCAGCCGCGCATCGAGGGTGTCGACCGCGTCGGCCCCGACGACACCACGGCCGTCACCGAGCTGGCCGAGCACATCATCGGTCTCGGGCACCGCCAGATCGGCGTGCTGTGCATGCGGCTCGCGCGGGATCGCAACGACGGCTTCGCCTATCTGGACCGGCAGCGCAGCGCGCACTTCCACGTGCAGCGCGCCCGGCTGGAGGCACTGGCGAAGGCGTTCGGCAAGGTCGGTGTCGACTGGTCGACCGTGCCGGTGATGGAGCGTTTCGAACACAACGTGGACGACGGCGCCGCCGCCGCCCGCCAGCTGCTCGACACCCATCCCCAGGTCACCGCCCTGATCTGCACCTCGGACATCCTCGCGCTCGGCGCGCTCGCCGAGGCGCACCGGCGGGGTCTGCGGGTGCCGGCGGACCTCACCGTCACCGGGTTCGACGGCATCGCCGAGGCCGAACGGGCGGGCCTGACCACGGTGCACCAGCCGGTGCTGGAGAAGGGCCGGGCAGCGGGGAAGCTGCTGCTGTCCTCCGGCGACCACGTGAAGCCGCGGATCATCACGCTCACCACCCAGCTGCGGATCGGCACCACGTCCGCGCCACCGCGCACCATGGAGCAGCACTGGTTCGGGCCGTGA
- a CDS encoding metal ABC transporter solute-binding protein, Zn/Mn family codes for MRFPRLLGLASAATALVLGLTACGGGNTGSDTGGKIKVVASTNVWGTVLAAIGGDQVAVTSIINDASADPHSYETTPADAIAAQNAQLTLANGGGYDDFFGKLADQATNARKLTATEIAATGGENEHVWYSFPAVAKVAGQIATQLGQIKPDAAQTFTANAANFTARLDQLTQRAAQIGAGHPDTKVLVTEPVAHYLIETAQLTDATPAKFSEAVEAEADVPPAALAEFTSLINGKQVKALINNEQTVTPVTQQVVAEANRAGVPVVGVTETLPTGMTDYIAWMTSEVDDLAKALNS; via the coding sequence ATGAGATTCCCCCGCCTCCTCGGTCTCGCGTCCGCCGCGACGGCCCTCGTCCTCGGACTCACCGCCTGTGGCGGGGGTAACACGGGCAGCGACACCGGCGGCAAGATCAAGGTCGTCGCGTCCACCAACGTCTGGGGCACCGTGCTCGCCGCGATCGGCGGTGACCAGGTCGCGGTCACCTCGATCATCAACGACGCGAGCGCGGACCCGCATTCCTACGAGACCACCCCCGCCGACGCCATCGCCGCGCAGAACGCCCAGCTCACCCTGGCCAACGGCGGCGGCTACGACGACTTCTTCGGCAAGCTCGCCGACCAGGCCACCAACGCCCGCAAGCTGACCGCCACCGAGATCGCCGCGACCGGCGGCGAGAACGAGCACGTCTGGTACAGCTTCCCGGCGGTGGCCAAGGTCGCCGGCCAGATCGCCACGCAGCTCGGCCAGATCAAGCCGGACGCCGCGCAAACCTTCACCGCCAACGCCGCGAACTTCACCGCGCGGCTCGACCAGCTCACCCAGCGGGCGGCGCAGATCGGCGCCGGCCACCCGGACACGAAGGTCCTGGTCACCGAGCCGGTCGCGCACTACCTGATCGAGACCGCCCAGCTCACCGACGCCACTCCGGCGAAGTTCTCCGAGGCCGTCGAGGCGGAGGCCGACGTCCCGCCCGCCGCGCTCGCCGAGTTCACCTCCCTGATCAACGGCAAGCAGGTCAAGGCGCTGATCAACAACGAGCAGACGGTCACCCCGGTGACCCAGCAGGTCGTCGCCGAGGCGAACCGGGCCGGCGTCCCCGTGGTCGGCGTGACCGAGACGCTGCCCACCGGCATGACGGACTACATTGCCTGGATGACCAGCGAAGTCGACGATCTGGCGAAGGCGCTGAACTCTTGA
- a CDS encoding metal ABC transporter ATP-binding protein yields the protein MSPAVEITGATLAFGARTLWSGLDLSVEPGEFVAVLGPNGSGKTSLLKVLLGLQPLSRGRVRFHNDHPVGYIPQQRAMADGLTLRGVDLVGLGLDGHRWGTGLRGLAERRRRVSAAIAAVGAQSYAKQPVGKLSGGEQQRLRVAQALVGEPDVLLCDEPLLSLDLAHQRAVSELIDARRRAAGTAVLFVTHEINPILPYVDRVLYLVDGRFRIGPPEVVMTSETLSELYRAHVEVVRVGGQIHVAGARSAVCEDEPHHLDERVS from the coding sequence TTGAGCCCCGCGGTCGAGATCACCGGCGCGACCCTCGCGTTCGGCGCGCGCACGCTGTGGTCCGGTTTGGACCTTTCGGTCGAACCCGGCGAGTTCGTGGCCGTCCTCGGCCCGAACGGGTCCGGCAAGACCAGCCTGCTGAAGGTGCTGCTCGGCCTGCAGCCCCTGTCGCGGGGCCGCGTGCGCTTCCACAACGACCACCCGGTCGGGTACATCCCGCAGCAGCGGGCGATGGCCGACGGGCTGACGTTGCGCGGCGTCGACCTGGTCGGGCTCGGTCTCGACGGGCACCGGTGGGGCACCGGGCTGCGCGGGCTGGCCGAGCGGCGGCGGCGGGTGTCCGCCGCGATCGCGGCGGTCGGCGCGCAGTCCTACGCGAAACAGCCGGTCGGCAAGCTGTCCGGTGGTGAACAGCAGCGGTTGCGGGTCGCGCAGGCGCTGGTCGGCGAGCCGGACGTGCTGCTGTGCGACGAGCCGCTGCTGTCCCTGGACCTCGCGCACCAGCGCGCGGTGAGCGAGCTGATCGACGCCCGGCGCCGCGCGGCCGGCACCGCGGTGCTGTTCGTGACGCACGAGATCAACCCGATCCTGCCCTACGTGGACCGGGTCCTGTACCTGGTCGACGGCCGGTTCCGGATCGGCCCGCCGGAGGTCGTGATGACGTCGGAGACCCTGTCCGAGCTGTACCGGGCGCACGTCGAGGTGGTCCGCGTCGGCGGCCAGATCCACGTCGCCGGAGCGCGCAGCGCGGTCTGCGAGGACGAACCCCACCACCTGGACGAGCGCGTCTCCTGA
- a CDS encoding metal ABC transporter permease — translation MDKFFDFGLTAQLLGLPFVRTALLAAAVLGLVAGVLGPLIVTRRMSFAVHGTAELAFTGAAGALLLGVGVEFGALGGAVIAALLLGLLGGRESDRDSVIGAILSFGLGLGVLFLWLNPGRTANKFGILIGQVVSIETTNLIVLVIAAVVVLLILAAIYRPLLFASVDPHVAAARGVPARTLSVVFAVLVGVATALGVQIVGALLVVAMMVTPAAAAARLTASPWKVTVLAIVFAETAALGGIVLSLAPGAPVSAFVTAIAFTIYLICRLVAHLRDRAGRVSEPDAAAVAPAAP, via the coding sequence ATGGACAAGTTCTTCGACTTCGGTCTGACCGCGCAGCTGCTCGGGCTGCCGTTCGTGCGGACCGCTCTGCTCGCCGCGGCCGTGCTCGGCCTCGTCGCCGGGGTGCTCGGCCCGCTGATCGTGACCCGGCGGATGTCCTTCGCCGTGCACGGCACCGCCGAGCTGGCGTTCACCGGCGCCGCCGGTGCGCTGCTGCTCGGTGTCGGCGTCGAGTTCGGCGCGCTGGGCGGTGCGGTGATCGCCGCGTTGCTGCTCGGCCTGCTCGGCGGCCGCGAGTCCGACCGCGACTCGGTGATCGGCGCGATCCTGTCCTTCGGGCTCGGTCTCGGCGTGCTGTTCCTCTGGCTGAACCCGGGCCGCACGGCGAACAAGTTCGGCATCCTCATCGGTCAGGTCGTGTCGATCGAGACGACCAACCTGATCGTGCTCGTCATCGCCGCGGTGGTCGTGCTGCTGATCCTCGCGGCCATCTACCGGCCGCTGCTGTTCGCGAGCGTCGACCCGCACGTCGCCGCCGCGCGCGGGGTGCCGGCGCGCACGTTGTCCGTGGTGTTCGCCGTGCTCGTCGGCGTCGCCACCGCGCTCGGCGTGCAGATCGTGGGCGCGCTGCTGGTCGTCGCGATGATGGTGACCCCGGCGGCGGCGGCAGCACGGCTGACCGCGAGCCCGTGGAAGGTGACCGTGCTGGCGATCGTGTTCGCCGAGACCGCCGCGCTGGGCGGCATCGTCCTTTCGCTCGCGCCCGGAGCACCCGTGAGCGCCTTCGTCACCGCCATCGCGTTCACGATCTACCTGATCTGCCGCCTCGTCGCCCACCTGCGCGACCGGGCAGGCCGGGTCAGCGAACCGGATGCTGCTGCAGTTGCGCCTGCAGCGCCGTGA
- a CDS encoding alginate O-acetyltransferase AlgX-related protein: MAHEPQQLPAVHEAWLPREHSLYRPRHGGRQLAALISAVVFFTTPALLWVFGTRPAEIENRHLTAFPSVGEGWAFFTGLPAWATDQLAFRNAAIEAADWISRTFFGETPPRDQGGTSGTGPLPGGPPPAQAPAADDQPTTSGPVDQAGYRQVIEGGQGWLYFGYDAEAKCAPVHMLSETLDRMNRLRALIEASGRTFVWVVAPDKSTMVPQYLPASYPGKDCHRAAEAPTWQQLDAAGAVDLRPGLTAEAQRVGHPVYPSNDTHWADEGSLVMTRAVAEAVQPGITATWQSRQVGRYTVAADLPPLLGRKADKTNALYDLRPDGLVDRAGPTVADIETPSYRFAAPMSSTVNRKTLFYGDSFTKASSRYLAAGFANLTMLAYFTPKTSQDQAIGMFVNSDVVVVETVERSVSSGQLPFLTDGFLTALQAQLQQHPVR, translated from the coding sequence GTGGCGCACGAACCGCAGCAACTCCCCGCGGTGCACGAGGCGTGGCTGCCCCGCGAGCACTCCCTGTACCGGCCCCGCCACGGCGGCCGGCAGCTCGCCGCGTTGATCAGCGCGGTCGTGTTCTTCACGACCCCGGCGCTGCTGTGGGTGTTCGGCACGCGCCCCGCCGAGATCGAGAACCGGCACCTGACCGCCTTCCCGAGCGTGGGTGAGGGCTGGGCGTTCTTCACCGGCCTGCCCGCCTGGGCCACCGACCAGCTGGCCTTCCGCAACGCCGCGATCGAGGCGGCGGACTGGATCAGCCGCACGTTCTTCGGCGAGACCCCGCCGCGCGACCAGGGCGGCACCAGCGGGACCGGTCCGCTGCCCGGCGGCCCGCCACCGGCGCAGGCACCGGCGGCGGACGACCAGCCCACCACCTCCGGGCCGGTCGACCAGGCCGGGTACCGGCAGGTGATCGAGGGCGGGCAGGGCTGGCTGTACTTCGGTTACGACGCCGAGGCCAAGTGCGCGCCGGTGCACATGCTGTCCGAGACACTGGACCGGATGAACCGGTTGCGCGCCCTCATCGAAGCGTCCGGCCGCACGTTCGTGTGGGTCGTCGCGCCGGACAAGTCCACGATGGTCCCCCAGTACCTGCCCGCGAGCTACCCCGGCAAGGACTGCCACCGCGCCGCCGAGGCGCCGACCTGGCAGCAGCTCGACGCGGCCGGCGCGGTGGACCTGCGGCCCGGGCTGACCGCCGAAGCGCAGCGGGTCGGCCACCCGGTCTACCCGTCCAACGACACGCACTGGGCCGACGAGGGTTCGCTGGTGATGACCCGCGCGGTCGCCGAGGCCGTGCAACCCGGGATCACCGCGACCTGGCAGAGCAGGCAGGTCGGCAGGTACACCGTGGCCGCGGACCTGCCGCCGCTGCTGGGCCGGAAGGCCGACAAGACGAACGCGTTGTACGACCTGCGGCCGGACGGCCTCGTCGACCGGGCCGGACCGACCGTCGCCGACATCGAGACGCCGTCCTACCGGTTCGCCGCGCCGATGTCATCCACCGTGAACCGGAAAACCCTGTTCTACGGCGACTCGTTCACCAAGGCGTCCTCGCGATACCTGGCCGCCGGGTTCGCCAACCTGACCATGCTCGCCTACTTCACCCCGAAGACGAGTCAGGACCAAGCGATCGGGATGTTCGTCAACTCCGACGTGGTGGTGGTGGAGACAGTGGAGCGCAGTGTGTCCAGTGGTCAGCTGCCGTTCCTGACCGACGGGTTCCTCACGGCGCTGCAGGCGCAACTGCAGCAGCATCCGGTTCGCTGA
- a CDS encoding DUF445 domain-containing protein: MDAVLADLTRHWPLYAAIPFIAALIGYVTKRVAIEMMFRPLEFVGVRPVFGWQGVVPKHGGRMAAIATDLLTTNLIDLGEVIARIQPGRLVREIEQPLLRAIDDLARDVLARHHPRLWESLPPMAQDLIVKQLQAGAPRLVRELLDEIRADLDGVLDVKHMIVERLTRDRALLVRLIRETSRPEMTFIARCGIYFGFALGLVQAVVWALTKNPWVLPAFGGVIGLFTDWLAIKMIFVPRRPVRIGPVTLHGKFQRRKAEVARQYGAIIAREVLTVPNLLDELLTGPRADRLAAVVRRVVARAVDEQAGLIRPLVSAAVGGERLREMTGTAATASLAQLPYLLRHAEPYLVEAMDLANMVERRMIALTPEEYENLLRPAFRREEWKLIAVGAVIGFAVGELQVLLMLH, translated from the coding sequence ATGGACGCGGTTCTGGCCGATCTCACCCGCCACTGGCCGCTCTACGCCGCGATCCCGTTCATCGCCGCCCTGATCGGCTACGTCACGAAGCGCGTGGCGATCGAGATGATGTTCCGCCCGCTGGAGTTCGTCGGGGTCCGCCCGGTCTTCGGGTGGCAGGGCGTGGTGCCCAAACACGGCGGCCGCATGGCGGCGATCGCCACCGACCTGCTCACCACGAACCTGATCGACCTGGGTGAGGTGATCGCCCGGATCCAGCCCGGCCGGCTGGTGCGGGAAATCGAGCAACCGCTGCTGCGCGCGATCGACGACCTGGCTCGCGACGTGCTGGCCCGGCACCACCCGCGGCTGTGGGAGTCGCTGCCGCCGATGGCCCAGGACCTGATCGTCAAACAGCTGCAGGCCGGGGCACCGCGGCTGGTGCGGGAGCTGCTCGACGAGATCCGCGCCGATCTCGACGGCGTGCTCGACGTCAAGCACATGATCGTCGAGCGGCTGACCCGTGACCGCGCCCTGCTGGTGCGGCTGATCCGGGAGACGTCCCGGCCCGAAATGACCTTCATCGCCCGGTGCGGGATCTACTTCGGATTCGCCCTCGGGCTCGTGCAGGCCGTGGTGTGGGCGCTGACCAAGAACCCGTGGGTGCTGCCGGCGTTCGGGGGTGTCATCGGGCTGTTCACCGACTGGCTCGCCATCAAGATGATCTTCGTGCCGCGCCGTCCGGTGCGGATCGGACCGGTCACGCTGCACGGCAAGTTCCAGCGGCGCAAGGCCGAGGTCGCCCGGCAGTACGGCGCGATCATCGCCCGGGAAGTGCTGACCGTGCCCAACCTGCTCGACGAGCTGCTGACCGGTCCGCGCGCCGATCGGCTGGCCGCGGTGGTGCGGCGCGTGGTGGCACGGGCGGTGGACGAGCAGGCCGGGCTGATCCGCCCGCTGGTGTCCGCCGCCGTCGGCGGTGAGCGGCTGCGGGAGATGACCGGGACCGCGGCCACCGCTTCGCTCGCCCAGCTGCCGTACCTGCTCCGCCACGCGGAACCGTACCTGGTGGAGGCGATGGATCTGGCGAACATGGTGGAGCGGCGGATGATCGCGCTGACTCCCGAGGAGTACGAGAACCTGCTGCGGCCGGCGTTCCGGCGCGAGGAGTGGAAGCTGATCGCGGTCGGCGCCGTGATCGGGTTCGCCGTCGGCGAGTTGCAGGTACTGCTCATGTTGCACTAG
- a CDS encoding DUF445 domain-containing protein, translated as MQLQQIVADLAEHWPLYVSMPFIAALIGYVTKRVAIEMMFRPIEFVGIRPFLGWQGVLPANAERMAATATDMLTSNLVDPKEIFARLDPEQVAKEIEEPLLQVVGEITEEVMEQYQPRLWEALPAGARELLLRRIQAEAPKVIAKIMRELADNIEDVLDLKSMVITNLVRDKSLLNRLIRDISRPEMRFIANSGLVFGFALGCVQLLVWALTKSSIVMPVFGLGIGWFTDWLALKMIFLPREPREFLGLYTWQGVFQKRRDQVAADYGDMIAREIITIPNLLEAILKGPKADRLFHLIGREVQRTIDAQAGVVKPLVAAAVGTRKWQEMKQAAALKAAERVPDTIRYAEDYAVNALDVRNTIVDRMRRLSPVEFEELLRPAFRQDEWKLIAVGAIIGGLVGELQAIVLLH; from the coding sequence GTGCAACTGCAGCAGATCGTGGCCGACCTGGCCGAACACTGGCCGCTCTACGTCTCGATGCCGTTCATCGCCGCCCTCATCGGGTACGTCACCAAGCGCGTCGCGATCGAGATGATGTTCCGGCCGATCGAGTTCGTCGGCATCCGGCCGTTCCTCGGGTGGCAGGGCGTCCTGCCGGCCAACGCCGAGCGCATGGCGGCCACGGCCACCGACATGCTGACCAGCAACCTGGTCGACCCGAAGGAGATCTTCGCCCGCCTCGACCCGGAACAGGTGGCCAAGGAGATCGAGGAACCACTCCTGCAGGTGGTCGGGGAGATCACCGAGGAGGTCATGGAGCAGTACCAGCCGCGGCTGTGGGAGGCGTTGCCCGCCGGTGCGCGCGAACTGCTGCTGCGCCGCATCCAGGCCGAGGCGCCCAAGGTGATCGCGAAGATCATGCGGGAGCTCGCGGACAACATCGAGGACGTCCTCGACCTGAAGAGCATGGTCATCACCAACCTGGTCCGCGACAAGAGCCTGCTGAACCGGCTCATCCGGGACATCTCCCGCCCCGAGATGCGGTTCATCGCCAACTCCGGGCTGGTGTTCGGCTTCGCGCTCGGTTGCGTCCAGCTGCTGGTGTGGGCGCTGACCAAGTCGTCGATCGTGATGCCGGTGTTCGGTCTGGGCATCGGCTGGTTCACCGACTGGCTCGCCCTGAAGATGATCTTCCTGCCGCGGGAGCCGCGCGAGTTCCTCGGCCTCTACACCTGGCAAGGCGTGTTCCAGAAGCGCCGCGACCAGGTCGCCGCCGACTACGGTGACATGATCGCGCGGGAGATCATCACGATCCCGAACCTGCTCGAGGCCATCCTGAAAGGCCCGAAGGCCGACCGGCTGTTCCACCTGATCGGCCGCGAGGTGCAGCGCACCATCGACGCGCAGGCCGGTGTCGTCAAGCCCCTCGTCGCCGCGGCCGTGGGCACCCGCAAGTGGCAGGAGATGAAACAGGCCGCCGCGCTGAAGGCCGCCGAGCGCGTGCCGGACACCATCCGGTACGCGGAGGACTACGCGGTCAACGCCCTCGACGTGCGGAACACCATCGTCGACCGCATGCGGCGGTTGTCGCCGGTGGAGTTCGAGGAGTTGCTGCGGCCGGCGTTCCGGCAGGACGAGTGGAAGCTGATCGCCGTCGGTGCGATCATCGGCGGGCTCGTGGGTGAGCTCCAGGCGATCGTGCTCCTGCACTAG